Proteins encoded by one window of Companilactobacillus ginsenosidimutans:
- a CDS encoding CvfD/Ygs/GSP13 family RNA-binding post-transcriptional regulator, with product MKIGDKLSGKVSGIQPYGVFVSLDNGIQGLVHISELKNGFVTGIADEYKIGDKVKVVVMDIDEYNGKVSLSLRALQNRKLGRPILHKHFWTNYKNEIGYSSIAKVKQSWVDDAMDRIGSGK from the coding sequence TTGAAAATAGGAGATAAGCTTTCAGGAAAAGTTTCAGGTATTCAGCCATATGGAGTATTTGTTAGTCTGGATAATGGTATTCAAGGCTTAGTTCACATATCAGAATTAAAGAATGGATTTGTAACAGGTATTGCAGATGAGTACAAAATTGGAGACAAGGTAAAAGTAGTTGTAATGGATATTGATGAATATAACGGAAAGGTTAGTTTATCATTAAGGGCATTACAGAATCGAAAACTTGGTAGACCAATATTGCATAAGCACTTCTGGACCAACTACAAAAATGAGATAGGGTACAGTTCTATAGCTAAGGTTAAACAAAGTTGGGTTGACGATGCAATGGATCGAATAGGCTCTGGAAAATAA
- a CDS encoding NAD(P)/FAD-dependent oxidoreductase — translation MDNKIYDISIIGGGPAGMFASYYASLRKLDVALIESLPNLGGQPQTLYAQKNIYDVAGFPKISGAQLVDQLAEQMNAFPCDQYLSTSVTDIKREDDLWILSTNKETIKTHAIIIAIGNGAFKPRKLTFDYDPSIEENNLSYFVNDMEEFKNKDVAVAGGGDAAVDWAINLNQLSSSTSLIHRRNKYRAMESSVENLNASTVEQLSPYIIKDVTFNSDVHSKIDILLKKIKSDDEKTITVDKLLVNYGFISDSKILRDWNLDLEGPFIKVDQQMETNLPNVFAIGDISTYPGKLQLMATAFSEGPMAVTRALRNIYPDKDYFQHSTSLFN, via the coding sequence ATGGACAACAAAATTTACGACATTTCAATTATTGGAGGAGGCCCCGCGGGTATGTTTGCTTCCTACTATGCATCCCTCCGCAAATTAGATGTTGCACTCATAGAGAGTTTACCTAATTTAGGTGGTCAACCGCAAACATTATATGCGCAAAAGAACATTTATGATGTGGCCGGATTTCCAAAGATCTCTGGCGCACAACTAGTAGATCAACTAGCTGAACAAATGAACGCTTTTCCTTGCGACCAATACTTAAGTACTTCGGTAACAGACATCAAACGTGAAGATGATCTTTGGATTCTGTCTACTAATAAGGAAACAATCAAAACTCACGCAATTATCATCGCCATCGGTAATGGTGCATTCAAGCCAAGAAAGCTAACATTTGATTATGACCCTTCTATAGAAGAAAACAATCTTTCTTACTTTGTTAATGACATGGAAGAATTTAAGAATAAAGATGTAGCCGTTGCTGGTGGTGGAGATGCTGCCGTTGACTGGGCCATTAATTTAAATCAGTTATCTTCTAGCACTTCATTAATACACCGTCGTAATAAATATCGTGCCATGGAATCTAGTGTTGAAAATTTGAATGCTTCCACAGTTGAGCAACTAAGCCCTTATATTATCAAAGATGTGACTTTTAATTCCGATGTTCATAGTAAGATAGATATACTATTGAAGAAAATTAAGTCTGACGACGAAAAAACCATTACGGTGGATAAACTTTTGGTCAACTACGGTTTCATTTCCGATTCTAAGATCTTAAGGGACTGGAATCTGGATCTTGAAGGTCCATTTATCAAAGTTGATCAACAAATGGAAACTAATCTTCCTAATGTATTCGCTATTGGAGACATTTCTACTTATCCTGGAAAGCTTCAATTAATGGCAACTGCATTTTCTGAGGGTCCGATGGCGGTTACCCGTGCACTAAGAAATATTTATCCTGATAAAGACTACTTCCAGCACAGTACGTCACTGTTTAATTAA
- a CDS encoding DedA family protein: protein MGLVDFILHIDHHMVNIVNNFGLWTYLILFLIIFIETGVVILPFLPGDSLIFAAMALAANPSYGLSPWILFFVFLVAAVLGDSLNYEIGEHFGEFATQNKYLSKLINKEHLDEAHAFFQKHGGKTIAIGRFIPLIRTFVPFVAGSGTMHYGRFLKFNLLGGFLWVLLCSLAGFLFGNIPAVQEHFSMIIIGIVIVSLIPILVTALRNRKKKSVE from the coding sequence ATGGGTCTGGTTGATTTTATTCTGCATATTGATCACCATATGGTGAATATTGTGAATAACTTCGGTCTTTGGACATATCTTATATTGTTCCTAATAATATTTATCGAAACCGGGGTTGTTATATTGCCTTTCCTTCCTGGTGACTCGCTAATATTCGCCGCTATGGCATTAGCTGCAAATCCTAGCTACGGCCTTTCGCCTTGGATATTGTTCTTCGTATTCTTGGTCGCAGCCGTTCTGGGTGATTCACTTAACTACGAAATTGGAGAACATTTCGGTGAATTCGCGACGCAGAACAAATATCTCAGCAAACTAATAAATAAAGAGCATTTAGATGAAGCTCATGCATTCTTCCAGAAACATGGTGGTAAAACTATCGCCATTGGACGTTTCATCCCACTAATTAGAACTTTCGTTCCATTCGTTGCCGGATCAGGTACGATGCATTATGGAAGATTTCTTAAGTTCAATCTACTTGGAGGATTCCTCTGGGTGCTCTTGTGTTCACTAGCTGGATTTTTATTTGGTAACATACCAGCTGTACAAGAACATTTCTCAATGATTATTATTGGAATCGTTATTGTTTCACTTATTCCAATTTTAGTAACGGCACTTCGTAATCGCAAAAAGAAATCAGTAGAATAA
- a CDS encoding TIGR01906 family membrane protein — MSNSQKDAFYTFVLALFIFTFSITVTIIASYAIFKFDIHHYFLDQEANMGASKLMHNYNQMMNYLLNPFSGDFHLDDFRSSVNGRAHFSDCKNLFMLNFTVFILSGIYVFFRRKRRAHFNKTFLYITIFGIVLVALMAIDFDGFFVVFHKILFRNNDWLFDPSLDPIIDVLPDEFFVQCFALFFLLFEGLSFYKFKQKK, encoded by the coding sequence ATGTCTAATAGTCAAAAGGATGCATTTTATACATTTGTCTTGGCACTATTTATCTTCACTTTTTCCATAACAGTTACAATTATTGCAAGCTACGCAATTTTTAAGTTTGATATCCACCACTATTTTCTCGATCAAGAGGCCAATATGGGTGCCAGTAAACTGATGCATAATTATAATCAGATGATGAACTATTTACTGAATCCATTTAGTGGTGATTTTCATTTAGATGATTTTCGTTCATCTGTAAATGGTCGTGCACACTTTTCAGATTGTAAAAACTTGTTCATGTTAAATTTCACCGTTTTCATATTGTCTGGAATTTATGTGTTTTTCAGACGAAAGAGACGTGCGCATTTCAATAAAACTTTTCTATACATCACAATCTTTGGAATAGTTTTAGTTGCATTAATGGCAATTGATTTTGATGGATTCTTTGTAGTATTCCACAAAATTCTATTTAGAAACAACGATTGGTTATTTGATCCATCACTTGATCCAATTATCGATGTATTACCGGATGAGTTCTTCGTTCAATGTTTCGCACTGTTCTTCTTACTATTTGAAGGATTAAGCTTTTACAAATTTAAGCAAAAAAAATAA
- a CDS encoding TIGR01457 family HAD-type hydrolase — MTNYQTYLIDLDGTMYRGKEKIPEAQDFVNRLNAKNIQYYFLTNNSTKTPQQVADNLMNNHQITATADQVITPSLATAGYVENMFEDDVSNHSAYVIGEFGLKSAIFGTGIKLDEVNPDVVIVGLDYDVTYHKFEMATLAIKRGAFFIGTNADTNLPNERGLVPGAGSVISLVETAVQHKAKYIGKPEADIVDFAADMKGFDPKSAIMVGDNYNTDIKCALNAGLDSLLVYTGVSTHADIDKETRKPTYQVESLTDWDV, encoded by the coding sequence ATGACTAATTACCAAACCTACTTAATTGACCTTGATGGAACTATGTATCGAGGAAAAGAAAAAATCCCTGAAGCTCAAGACTTTGTTAACCGCCTGAATGCGAAGAATATTCAATATTATTTTTTAACTAATAATTCAACTAAGACTCCACAACAAGTCGCAGATAATCTAATGAACAATCATCAAATCACTGCGACCGCAGATCAAGTCATTACACCTTCACTTGCGACTGCAGGATATGTTGAAAATATGTTTGAAGATGATGTTTCCAATCACAGTGCATATGTAATTGGTGAGTTTGGATTGAAATCAGCTATTTTTGGAACTGGTATTAAATTGGATGAAGTAAATCCAGATGTCGTAATTGTTGGTCTAGATTATGATGTTACTTATCATAAATTTGAAATGGCTACTTTGGCCATTAAGCGCGGTGCATTCTTTATAGGAACAAATGCAGATACTAATTTGCCAAATGAGCGTGGATTAGTTCCAGGTGCGGGTTCAGTAATTTCTTTAGTGGAGACTGCTGTCCAGCATAAAGCCAAGTACATTGGAAAACCAGAAGCTGATATCGTCGATTTTGCTGCTGATATGAAGGGCTTTGATCCAAAATCAGCAATAATGGTCGGAGACAATTACAACACTGATATCAAATGTGCGTTAAATGCTGGGCTAGATAGTCTATTGGTTTACACAGGTGTAAGTACGCATGCTGACATCGATAAAGAGACGAGAAAACCCACTTATCAAGTTGAAAGTTTGACTGATTGGGATGTCTAA
- a CDS encoding YutD family protein, which yields MEETEAKVTKQADVIMLEDDLVVINDTKYKLIENHDGGFDKDKIEERYNNVLDKYDYIVGDWGYDQLRFKGFFIDKRIESNLDNKISHLEDYLIEYCNFGCAYFILERVDKLPMTKPKRHHQQPKTARNNQHSNNSNGKNHRPTNNHANSHKKNNHGKKDEKAKPHIRKRKTETAKTTNKSTNNRKPRNPRAKSNSTKSGARTFKIRKIDK from the coding sequence TTGGAGGAAACAGAAGCAAAAGTCACCAAACAAGCAGATGTAATTATGCTTGAAGATGACTTAGTTGTTATTAACGATACTAAATATAAATTGATTGAAAACCACGATGGTGGTTTTGATAAAGATAAAATAGAAGAAAGATATAATAATGTTCTCGACAAATATGACTACATAGTCGGAGACTGGGGATATGATCAGTTACGTTTTAAGGGATTCTTTATCGATAAGCGAATTGAGAGTAATCTTGATAACAAAATTTCACATCTTGAAGACTATTTGATTGAATACTGTAACTTTGGATGTGCTTATTTCATACTCGAAAGAGTTGATAAGTTGCCGATGACTAAGCCAAAGCGCCATCACCAACAACCAAAGACTGCACGAAATAATCAACATTCTAACAATTCGAATGGTAAAAATCATCGTCCTACTAATAATCATGCCAATTCACACAAAAAGAATAATCATGGAAAAAAGGATGAAAAGGCAAAGCCTCATATTCGCAAACGTAAAACAGAAACTGCGAAGACTACTAACAAGTCAACAAATAATAGAAAACCAAGAAACCCTCGTGCAAAGAGTAACAGTACAAAGTCTGGAGCACGTACCTTTAAAATTAGAAAAATAGATAAGTGA
- a CDS encoding bifunctional metallophosphatase/5'-nucleotidase, producing METIKIVHTNDLHSHFENFPKLSRFIKKSRKNSTADEFFLFDIGDAEDRAHPLTEATDGQANIKWMNEQHYDAATIGNNEGLGNSHDQLNHLYDKANFPVILGNLYEKDGKLAEFADEYKQITTKKGTKIGIIGFTAPYILTYPLMHWDIRLIQNELPKVLQKMKDLQSDVIILLSHLGVSMDRLIAKQYPEIDVILGAHTHHLFPKGEMDNGVLLTAAGKWGQNIGTIDLKLDDNGKVVEKSAYTTATADLKEKKKDQKWIAGQLNTGNEILEAEKVAKIPNTLSTNLESEHPFIQEALKATQEYAGADAAVLSSGLFLHDLPKGEVTEKDLHEALPHAIHVMKTTLSGDNVWRLVMEMEKNRAFLRRHLQKGMGFRGKIFGELVYRGITVDGKRNVYINGDQLEMDKQYKIALLDHYLFVPFFPTIEIVGDNQIMYPKFIRNVFGDYLRKKYPI from the coding sequence GTGGAAACTATAAAAATTGTCCATACGAATGATTTACATTCACATTTTGAAAATTTTCCAAAATTATCTCGTTTTATTAAGAAGTCGCGAAAGAATTCAACAGCCGACGAGTTTTTCTTGTTTGATATTGGGGATGCCGAAGATCGTGCTCATCCTCTGACAGAGGCAACCGACGGTCAAGCAAATATTAAGTGGATGAATGAGCAACACTATGATGCTGCCACAATTGGAAACAATGAGGGCTTAGGTAATAGTCACGACCAACTTAATCACCTGTATGACAAAGCTAATTTTCCAGTGATATTGGGAAACTTGTACGAGAAAGATGGAAAACTAGCTGAATTTGCGGACGAATACAAACAAATAACTACTAAGAAGGGCACCAAGATTGGTATTATAGGTTTCACGGCACCATATATTTTGACATACCCGCTAATGCACTGGGATATCCGCTTGATTCAAAATGAATTGCCAAAAGTTTTACAGAAGATGAAAGACTTACAATCTGATGTAATTATTTTATTATCACATTTGGGTGTCTCCATGGATCGTTTAATAGCTAAGCAATATCCAGAAATTGACGTCATTCTTGGTGCGCACACCCATCATCTTTTTCCAAAAGGTGAAATGGATAATGGAGTGCTGTTGACTGCCGCTGGAAAGTGGGGTCAAAATATTGGTACGATTGATTTGAAACTTGATGACAATGGAAAGGTTGTTGAGAAGTCTGCCTATACAACGGCTACTGCCGATTTGAAGGAAAAGAAAAAAGATCAGAAGTGGATTGCTGGTCAATTAAATACCGGTAATGAAATTTTGGAGGCTGAAAAGGTAGCCAAAATTCCAAACACACTCAGTACTAATTTAGAATCGGAACATCCATTCATTCAAGAAGCTTTGAAAGCAACTCAGGAATATGCAGGAGCAGATGCCGCTGTATTAAGTTCCGGACTATTTTTGCATGATTTGCCAAAAGGTGAAGTTACTGAAAAAGATTTACACGAAGCTTTGCCACACGCAATTCACGTCATGAAAACCACTTTATCTGGAGATAATGTTTGGCGTTTAGTCATGGAAATGGAAAAAAATCGTGCCTTCTTACGTCGACATTTACAAAAAGGAATGGGATTTCGTGGTAAAATATTTGGCGAACTAGTTTACCGTGGCATAACAGTCGACGGTAAAAGAAATGTTTACATTAATGGAGATCAATTAGAAATGGACAAACAATATAAGATTGCGCTATTGGATCACTATTTGTTTGTACCATTTTTCCCAACAATTGAAATTGTTGGGGATAATCAAATAATGTATCCCAAATTCATCAGAAATGTTTTTGGAGATTATTTAAGAAAGAAATATCCAATTTGA
- a CDS encoding metallophosphoesterase, whose protein sequence is MNYFISDTHFYHYQLLEPNDFAPRHFKDGDAMNQAMIDAWNARVDDNDTIYHLGDISMRPQDTPTDEETYDMLKQLKGHMILIKGNHDYRSLFKYLEKKNEIMSDGIPRFRFEDVGALLKFDHMQFYCTHYPMLLGRVQQILNLHGHIHHYSVPVPENINVGVDAPEREYLSEDLPWGSPLRGEEIIEMYEKKKVDLANQQRG, encoded by the coding sequence ATGAATTACTTTATATCAGATACACACTTCTACCACTATCAACTTTTAGAGCCAAATGATTTTGCACCACGACATTTTAAAGATGGGGATGCTATGAACCAAGCTATGATTGACGCTTGGAATGCGCGAGTTGATGATAATGATACAATTTATCACTTAGGTGACATCTCAATGCGTCCACAAGATACACCAACAGATGAAGAAACGTATGATATGTTAAAACAATTGAAGGGTCACATGATTTTGATTAAAGGTAATCATGATTACCGTTCGTTGTTTAAATATCTTGAAAAGAAAAATGAAATTATGTCAGATGGCATTCCACGTTTCCGATTTGAGGACGTCGGAGCGTTATTAAAGTTTGATCACATGCAATTTTATTGTACGCATTATCCTATGTTATTAGGAAGAGTTCAACAGATTCTGAATTTGCACGGCCATATTCACCATTATAGCGTGCCGGTTCCAGAGAATATAAACGTTGGTGTAGACGCCCCTGAACGTGAATACTTAAGTGAAGATTTGCCATGGGGTTCACCATTACGTGGAGAAGAAATTATTGAAATGTATGAAAAAAAGAAAGTTGACTTAGCAAATCAACAAAGAGGGTAG
- a CDS encoding glycerophosphodiester phosphodiesterase: MYSKKFISIKIALAFIIFIFSSGFSVIGHRGDPVKAPEETFQSFDTAFNEGADYVELDLHVSKDNVLVISHDRNLERITGVPAIVSQQNFSYLSSLHQKNGEPVHSLDELFAHYKDNPNAKFLLETKKTKKGSPKNMEELMQASIEKYHMQDRIMFHSFSAESLKKLSELMPSVPRIFIAGTIKRVNFDVLSYVTGVNLSSNIVTPDIINDMHYMHKSIYVWDEMNESPSKWNTLVNMPIDGVVTNFPATGNEYRNLKNESKETNYDQNTYYFGLKELPIYENPYKLIKTKKHVNPLDGYHVTNIINFQGKRYVQLGENAFANADGFNSDAELAQLRPYFGASVIYRGQQPDNFIYRDPQDSDSIIGRMPTNKSEKIENIQKFGSETWLKVNEGWINAKYVLIQLNPDPTFGNNSKKSYLDLPSNQRFQNVDLLQNFYYIKRNNKEKFIHTDLFNQFNHLPFVRNSKSDNNSMNKI; the protein is encoded by the coding sequence ATGTATTCAAAAAAATTTATTTCTATAAAAATTGCACTTGCTTTTATTATATTCATCTTTTCAAGTGGTTTCTCAGTCATTGGACACCGTGGTGATCCAGTAAAAGCTCCAGAAGAAACGTTCCAAAGTTTTGATACGGCTTTTAACGAAGGAGCAGATTACGTTGAGCTGGACTTACATGTTTCTAAGGATAACGTGTTGGTAATCTCACATGATCGTAACCTTGAGCGAATCACAGGTGTCCCTGCAATTGTTTCTCAACAAAACTTTTCCTATCTAAGTAGCTTACATCAAAAAAACGGAGAACCTGTACATAGTTTAGACGAACTCTTTGCTCACTACAAAGATAATCCTAACGCTAAGTTTCTTTTGGAAACAAAGAAAACGAAAAAAGGCAGTCCTAAGAATATGGAAGAACTGATGCAAGCTAGCATTGAAAAGTACCACATGCAAGATCGCATAATGTTCCATTCCTTCTCCGCCGAAAGCTTGAAAAAGCTTTCTGAACTAATGCCTAGTGTCCCTCGGATTTTCATTGCGGGGACCATCAAACGAGTAAATTTTGACGTACTTTCATATGTGACTGGTGTCAACCTTTCATCAAATATTGTCACTCCAGATATTATTAACGACATGCATTACATGCACAAGTCAATTTACGTTTGGGATGAGATGAACGAAAGTCCCAGCAAGTGGAATACTTTGGTTAACATGCCAATAGATGGTGTTGTGACTAACTTCCCTGCTACTGGGAATGAATATCGTAATTTGAAGAACGAATCAAAAGAAACCAATTACGATCAAAATACTTACTACTTTGGTTTGAAAGAACTCCCTATTTATGAGAACCCCTATAAACTTATCAAAACAAAAAAACACGTTAATCCTCTAGATGGATACCACGTAACCAACATCATTAATTTCCAAGGTAAGCGGTACGTTCAGTTGGGTGAAAACGCTTTTGCTAATGCTGACGGATTTAACTCTGACGCTGAACTTGCTCAATTAAGACCATATTTTGGCGCAAGTGTAATCTACCGCGGACAGCAACCAGACAATTTTATTTATCGTGATCCACAAGATTCAGACAGTATTATCGGTAGAATGCCTACCAATAAGTCCGAGAAAATAGAAAATATTCAAAAATTCGGTTCTGAAACTTGGTTAAAGGTTAACGAAGGATGGATTAATGCTAAGTATGTATTAATTCAACTTAATCCAGATCCAACATTTGGCAATAATAGCAAAAAGAGCTATCTTGATTTACCAAGCAACCAGCGTTTTCAAAATGTTGACCTGCTACAAAACTTTTATTACATCAAACGCAATAACAAAGAAAAATTTATTCATACAGATTTGTTCAATCAGTTTAATCATCTGCCCTTTGTCAGAAATTCAAAATCAGACAATAATTCGATGAATAAAATTTAG
- the pepV gene encoding dipeptidase PepV: MSIDWEKEVAHRSDELLNDLSELLSIDSSRDVEHKTNDYPLGPGPAKALQTFLHFAERDNFKNKNVDNLAGRIELGESDDPIAILAHVDVVPEGPGWETDAFEPTVKGRNLYARGTSDDKGPAIAAYYALKIIKELKLPVSKSVHMILGTDEESEWVGMNHYMEKETMPETGFSPDAEFPVINGEKGIVSFDIQFPKSANGIVKEFDSGLRANMVPQHATAVIESADNLNNLFNDFLKDNPDITGEISMNSNKYSIKVVGKGSHAMEPYNGVNAATYLAKFISTLELNNAEKTYFEFISDKLFLDHYGKSLSINNHDDVMGDLTISPDILKFDADNASILLNIRYPKGDTGDTLTEKINASLPSEVTAKIDGHNQLPHFVDANDPLVQSLMAAYQSHTDDTKSEPFTVGGGTYGRILKNGVAFGAMFPGDENVMHQANEYINLDKLLKATAIYADAIYRLIK, encoded by the coding sequence ATGTCAATAGATTGGGAAAAAGAAGTAGCACATCGATCAGATGAGCTCTTAAATGATTTATCTGAATTACTTAGCATCGACAGTTCAAGGGATGTTGAACACAAAACAAATGATTATCCACTCGGACCCGGTCCAGCAAAGGCACTACAAACATTTTTACATTTCGCAGAACGTGACAATTTTAAAAATAAGAACGTTGATAATTTAGCAGGAAGAATTGAGCTAGGTGAAAGTGATGATCCAATCGCAATACTTGCCCATGTCGATGTAGTTCCTGAAGGTCCAGGTTGGGAAACTGACGCTTTTGAACCAACTGTTAAAGGTAGAAACTTATACGCCCGTGGTACATCAGACGACAAAGGACCCGCAATCGCCGCATACTACGCTTTAAAAATCATCAAAGAACTCAAACTTCCAGTTAGTAAATCAGTGCACATGATTCTTGGTACCGACGAAGAGAGCGAATGGGTCGGTATGAATCATTATATGGAAAAAGAAACTATGCCCGAGACTGGATTTTCTCCTGATGCTGAATTTCCGGTTATCAATGGTGAAAAAGGTATTGTTTCGTTCGACATCCAATTTCCGAAATCAGCCAACGGAATTGTGAAAGAATTTGACAGTGGCTTACGCGCTAACATGGTTCCTCAACATGCAACTGCTGTAATCGAGTCAGCTGATAATTTAAATAACTTATTCAATGATTTCTTGAAAGACAATCCTGACATTACAGGTGAGATTTCAATGAATTCCAACAAGTATTCAATTAAAGTCGTTGGAAAAGGCTCACACGCTATGGAACCATACAATGGTGTGAATGCCGCGACGTACTTAGCTAAGTTCATTTCAACTCTAGAATTAAATAACGCTGAGAAAACTTATTTTGAATTTATTTCAGACAAACTTTTCTTAGACCATTATGGAAAATCATTATCAATCAACAATCATGATGATGTTATGGGTGATTTAACAATTTCACCTGACATTTTGAAATTTGATGCTGATAATGCAAGCATCCTATTAAACATCCGTTATCCAAAGGGTGACACTGGAGATACACTTACAGAAAAAATTAATGCATCACTTCCTTCAGAAGTCACAGCAAAGATAGATGGACATAATCAATTGCCACACTTTGTGGATGCTAATGATCCATTAGTACAATCATTAATGGCTGCCTATCAATCTCACACTGACGACACAAAATCAGAGCCCTTCACTGTTGGTGGTGGAACTTATGGACGTATTTTGAAAAATGGTGTTGCCTTTGGTGCAATGTTCCCTGGTGATGAGAATGTTATGCATCAAGCAAATGAGTACATCAATTTAGATAAATTATTAAAGGCAACTGCCATTTATGCAGACGCAATTTACAGACTTATAAAATAA